DNA from Microbacterium sulfonylureivorans:
TCAGCGATTCGCCGGCGAGCGCGGCGTCCGTCGGCGGGAGGGCGATGAGCCCACCGAGCGATGCGGGATCGAGAGTGCCCCCGGCGTCGAGCATCACCTCGCCGAGCCGCGGGGCCTCGACCGCCAGGATCGGGATCCGCTGGTCCGAGCCGTTCGCGCTCATGGGCCGGGCGAGCATCGACGCGTCCGGCGACCCCGCGGCCGCGACATCCGCTGCCGCCACGTCGTCGGGGATGGTGCCCACCTTGACGTCCGCGCCGACGCGCAGCGCCTCGGGGGCATCGCCCAACGCGGTCAGGCTCGCCTGATAGGCGCCGGCGACGGTCAGCGTCCCGATCGCGAACGCCACCACCGTGATGGACAGCGCGTGCCGGGCGGGGCGTCGCGAGGCCAGGCGCAGCGGCGTGACCGGAGTGACGCGACGCGTCGGGGCGAGCATCGCCGCGACGGCGCGCGCGATCGGCGTCGCGAGCGCGACGGCGATCAGCGCCGCCAGCCCGAGCGCGAGGGCGGGGGCGATCGCGACGAGCGGGTCGATCACGGCGCCCCCGTCGCCGCGCTCGACGACGGGGGTGCCGGCCTGCACGAACTGCCAGACCGCCAGGCCGGTGATCACCGCGAGCAGGATGACGAGGCCGATGTCGGCGACGGCGCGGGCGCGCGAGGACCTGCGGTCGGCGCCGCGGGCGGTGGCGACGGCGACGACTGCCGCCGCGACGGCCGCGACGCCCGCGCCGACCGCGAGCGACAGCAGAGGCTCCACGGCGGCGCCGGACCAGAGACCCGCGATCAGAGACCCGGCGAACGCGCCGATCAGGGCGCCCGCCACGGCGACGACAGCGGCCTCGAGCGCCCCGAGCCAGACCAGATCGCGGCGGCGGGCGCCGCGCGCGCGGAGCAGCCTGCCCTCGAGCTCGCGCGCGCGCACCGGTTCGAGGGCGACGGCGCCGACGACGACCGCCGTCATGAGGCCGAGGAGGCCGAGTGCCACCGTGGTCGGCCCACGCCGCGCGTCGATGCCGTCCTGGACGCCGGCGAGGGTGTCGCGCAGTCCGCCCGACTGCTGCGGGCGGTCGCCGATCGCGGCTTCGACAGCGTCGCGGAGATCCGCCAGCCCGTCGACCAGTGCCAGAGCCTGCGCGCCGGTGATCGCCTCGAGATCCGGGGTCAGCACGACGTCGCCGTCTTCGACCTCGATGTGGAGCGCCCCGCCCGAACCGGCGGCGGCGAGGGCCTCGGCCGCAGCGTCCGCGACGGCCTCCGCCGTTGCGCCCTGCTCGACCGTCAGCACGACGCGCGAGCGCTCACCCGTGGCCGCGGCGAGCGCGCCCCGGGCCTCGCGCGTCTCGACCGAGCCGATCAGCGAGATCACGGCCACCACGAGAAGAGCGGCGAGCGCCGACACGATGGCCAGCGTCACCAGCGGCGCGGCGGCGGCACGCGCCCGGGCAAGGGCGAACCGGAATCCTCCGATCACGCGGCCGCCCTTTGCACTCTGGCACTCTAGCCCAGGCTGGGAGTGCTCCCATGATCTCGGACGCTCGCTGGGGACAGTGCCGCCGCGACGTCGCGCAGAGCAGGCTCGAGGCGGGGCCGGGCGAAGACGAATCCCGCGCTGACCAGGGTCCGCGGCTGCACCCACCGACTCTTGAGAACGAGTTCGGGCTCGGTGCGCAGCACCCACATCGCCGGTTCGAGCATGAACCTCCATGCGGGGAGCCCGACCCGCGCGCCCAGCACACGTCGGAGCGTCGACATCAGCGCTGCGTTGTCGCTCGCCTCCGGTGCGGCGAGGTTCACCGGTCCGGCGATGTCGGGGCGGTCGCGCAGGAAGCGGACGGCGCCGACCACGTCGTCGATGTGGATCCAGCTGAACCTCTGCCGGCCGTGCGATCGGTGCCACGGCGGACGGCCGTCGCCGGTGGGCCGCGGACCGATGCCGCGGTACCGGCGGTGCGGGAACCACCAGCCGTCGATCTGCGGACCGCCCAGACCCAGCCGGGCCAGGCGCACGAGCGTGCGCGTCGCCGGGCCGTCGCCCAGTACGATCGCCATCCGCAGCGCGACTCGCCGCGTGCCCGGGAGGTCGCCCGCGAAGAACTCGTCCTCCCACGCCCGCGCCACGTCGACCGAGAATCCGGAGCCGAGCTCGCCGTCCGCCTCGGTCTGCGGCCGATCGAGCGCGTACCGGTAGATCGTCGCCGTGCTGGCGTTGAGCCACAGCGTCGGCGGGGACGCGGCATCCGCCACCGCCTCGCGGAGCATCCGCGTCGTCTCGACCCGTGATCGCAGGATCTCGTCGCGTTCGGCGTCGACGTACCGGCAGTTCACGGACTTGCCGGCGAGGTTCACCAGCAGATCCGCGCCGTCGACGGCGCGATGCACGCTCGCGGGATCGGCCCAACGTCCGTCCGCCCCGTCGCGCCCGACGAGGCGGATGTCGTAGCCCTCGTCGGCGAGCGCTGCCCGCAACGCCCGTCCGACGAAGCCCGAGCCGCCCGCGACGACGGCGATCGGCCGGGTCACCGGGCCCGCCGTCTCGGCCGCGCGCCGCGCGTCGCCGTGCTCCACAAGGCCCACGCGACGAGGAGCGGCTGCAGCAGGAGCCGGATGAACCGCGCGCGATCGGTGCGCATGAGAGGCGCCGACCGACCGGTGCGCCATTGATGGACGTTGCCGGGGAACACCGCGACGAAGAACGCGGCCACGATCCACCCGATCCGCTGCCGCTCCCGAGGCAGGGCGACGAGGGCGCCGCCGAGCATCAGCTCCACCGCTCCGGACGCCACCACGATCAGGTCCTTGTCGGTCCGCAGCATCCGGGTCGCCCAGTCGGGCACGACGAAGCGGTAGCCGCGGCGCCCCCACGTGAGGTGGGATGCCCCGGCCACGAGCAGCAGCGCCGCAAGGAGGAGCCGGGCTCCGACGCGCAGGACGGAATCGCGGCGCGGCGCTGGTCGACGGGTCATCCCGCACAGTCTGCCATCGAACAGCCCCGACGCCCCGCGCCCCGGTCGTCGCCCCACCCGACGCAGCGCGGACCCGTGCGTCCACGACGCGCCCGACACCGCGCGTTCTTCCCCTCGTCACCTCCGGCGCATAGCGTGGAGGGCGCTGTCCCGGACGGCGGTCGTTCACGAAGCGCCGCCGAGCCCGCGACGGCCGTCCACGAAACACCGTCGTTCGCAAGGAGAACCGATGTCCCCCCGCATCCGAACCGTCCGCACCCTGTGCGCCGTCGCCACCGCGGCCGCGCTCGTCGGCGCCGCCGCCGTCTCGCCCGCCGTCGCCGCCACGCCCGCCACGACCGCCGGCGACGTGCTGTTCCAGAAGGCGCCGCTGCGCGTCGCGACCTACAACCTGTCGCTGAACCGCAACGCCGCCGGCCAGCTGGTCACCGATCTCTCCACCGGTGCCAACGCGCAGGCGCGCACCGTCGCCGAGGTCATCCAGCGCGCGAACCCCGACGTCGTGCTCCTGAACGAGTTCGACTATGTCGAGGGCGAG
Protein-coding regions in this window:
- a CDS encoding FtsX-like permease family protein, producing MIGGFRFALARARAAAAPLVTLAIVSALAALLVVAVISLIGSVETREARGALAAATGERSRVVLTVEQGATAEAVADAAAEALAAAGSGGALHIEVEDGDVVLTPDLEAITGAQALALVDGLADLRDAVEAAIGDRPQQSGGLRDTLAGVQDGIDARRGPTTVALGLLGLMTAVVVGAVALEPVRARELEGRLLRARGARRRDLVWLGALEAAVVAVAGALIGAFAGSLIAGLWSGAAVEPLLSLAVGAGVAAVAAAVVAVATARGADRRSSRARAVADIGLVILLAVITGLAVWQFVQAGTPVVERGDGGAVIDPLVAIAPALALGLAALIAVALATPIARAVAAMLAPTRRVTPVTPLRLASRRPARHALSITVVAFAIGTLTVAGAYQASLTALGDAPEALRVGADVKVGTIPDDVAAADVAAAGSPDASMLARPMSANGSDQRIPILAVEAPRLGEVMLDAGGTLDPASLGGLIALPPTDAALAGESLTLTLVAPEAEPVEFDGVLYEQGSPAFEARVTVVSSDGAVETFSFTNADVSSIEDDDGNTYSQLDVRPEETVTFELPAGREWSLTALALAYHHEGFAPGAGVFTDITSGGESVDLSTFRPAPGTPGSVEVAPTAITVVPESREGQPFTRAVAPGTPAAVPAVITAALAESMSLEAGDTIALEVVKPDFEAEFEIVGVVPVLPGTASGEGMLVDLGAVSMASPFEIVPTQAWLSTDDPGAVAEAVAEQFPQTVTIVADPRSAQNAAGTASAFFLAAAGAVVLAGVVLVLRRTRSRADSREIALFAVLGLGRRRAARLRAQEDLFAVAMGAVGGVAAGAATAWLIVAPLVRAAYGSVPDAYPIVLQAEPVLLGGIVLVVVAVFCAIVATVRAPARLAPLMREDE
- a CDS encoding epimerase produces the protein MTRPIAVVAGGSGFVGRALRAALADEGYDIRLVGRDGADGRWADPASVHRAVDGADLLVNLAGKSVNCRYVDAERDEILRSRVETTRMLREAVADAASPPTLWLNASTATIYRYALDRPQTEADGELGSGFSVDVARAWEDEFFAGDLPGTRRVALRMAIVLGDGPATRTLVRLARLGLGGPQIDGWWFPHRRYRGIGPRPTGDGRPPWHRSHGRQRFSWIHIDDVVGAVRFLRDRPDIAGPVNLAAPEASDNAALMSTLRRVLGARVGLPAWRFMLEPAMWVLRTEPELVLKSRWVQPRTLVSAGFVFARPRLEPALRDVAAALSPASVRDHGSTPSLG